A section of the Oncorhynchus tshawytscha isolate Ot180627B linkage group LG09, Otsh_v2.0, whole genome shotgun sequence genome encodes:
- the LOC112214638 gene encoding ubiquitin carboxyl-terminal hydrolase 26 has protein sequence MDYLDMDPLWIYQHYYPKENVNTDNKTILYYGLHNQGATCYLNSVLQVLFMTKGFREAVESQEQDNVEQNTFDLQLKCLFETLKKKQAHTKDVTSKLGIEKVFEQGDAAEYFEKILSKVNPDVSKIFQGHLKHTATCSISDRHVNSEEVGPFWTVPLSMEDNNYSVRDGLEDFFKSSTVSGDNQMYCDHCDGKTDAILACKMVHPPEILTLLLKRFEFDYNRMSYVKIESCVEVPRMLQTKDCDYELYAVVDHVGSLRGGHYTARIKSYDDHNWYVFDDSYVTQLNSKPFEQDESFRSQSAYLLMYRKLDSPDRQMNHETDHKCSLSDSQQSTPSCSFEMGASRTREEEEDRKVQSNQSINPVDLVGRTEVLPEERQNDDGKVGDMIRQMNIKVLSGEDNVAATDDKDNSFNGEKEQKVGDDVGEKEQEGEVANVEMQNNDEGSREEGMTRKYHSVKGELEERKEGGQNKRDKPKKREVIVVDVVDEAGQNQRDKARKREDIVVDGDHVLENGTEGDVMSRKDAVVTDRDNNERKRNIDGAAKTKPGRIIDDTGDGRTAKINGGELKTIQVEVAKLGEDCDVTTMSQTNHSKSPSSVHMFQNRLTDIPEETTTCFCFKSIRGRGEKRSEHDKGKKMKLEKSRKGERKSMLGGQSRKEKNKEKANRKKIEKRREEEIKKSSKRE, from the exons ATGGATTATTTAGACATGGATCCCCTTTGGATCTACCAACACTATTATCCAAAAGAGAACGTGAACACAG ACAATAAAACCATACTCTATTATGGTTTGCACAATCAAGGGGCAACCTGTTATTTGAACAGTGTGCTGCAGGTCCTCTTCATGACTAAGGGCTTCAGAGAGGCTGTGGAAAG CCAAGAGCAGGATAATGTTGAACAGAACACTTTTGATCTTCAGCTGAAATGTTTATTTGAGACTTTAAAGAAAAAACAAGCTCACACTAAAGATGTCACATCAAAACTGGGCATTGAAAAGG TGTTCGAGCAAGGTGATGCTGCTGAATATTTTGAGAAGATTTTAAGCAAGGTCAATCCGGATGTGTCTAAG atatttCAAGGACATTTGAAGCACACTGCCACCTGTTCTATATCTGACCGTCATGTGAACAGTGAGGAAGTTGGTCCATTTTGGACTGTGCCTCTCTCTATGGAAGATAACAACTACAGTGTG AGAGATGGTTTGGAGGATTTTTTCAAGTCTTCAACTGTCAGTGGTGACAATCAGATGTACTGTGACCACTGCGATGGGAAAACAGATGCAATCCTT GCATGTAAGATGGTACATCCCCCAGAGATTCTAACTCTGCTCCTCAAGAGGTTTGAGTTTGACTACAACAGGATGTCTTATGTCAAAATTGAGAGCTGTGTGGAGGTGCCTCGAATGTTACAGACAAAG GACTGTGACTATGAACTCTATGCAGTTGTGGACCATGTGGGAAGTCTAAGAGGTGGACATTACACTGCTAGAATCAAGTCCTATGATGATCACAACTGGTATGTGTTCGATGACAGCTACGTCACACAG CTCAATTCAAAACCATTTGAACAAGATGAGAGTTTTAG GTCCCAGAGTGCGTACCTGCTTATGTACAGGAAAT TGGATTCTCCAGATCGTCAGATGAACCATGAAACCGATCACAAATGTTCACTCAGTGACTCTCAACAATCTACTCCTTCCTGTTCCTTTGAGATGGGAGCCAGCAGaacaagagaagaagaagaagacagaaaaGTTCAATCAAATCAATCTATCAATCCAGTTGACTTGGTAGGGAGAACAGAAGTTCTCCCAGAGGAAAGACAGAATGATGATGGAAAGGTTGGTGATATGATAAGACAGATGAACATAAAAGTTTTGAGTGGAGAGGATAACGTTGCGGCTACTGATGATAAAGACAATTCGTTTAAtggagagaaagaacagaaagTAGGGGATGATGTTGGAGAAAAAGAACAGGAAGGTGAAGTGGCCAATGTTGAGATGCAAAATAATGATGAAGGGAGCAGGGAAGAGGGAATGACAAGAAAGTATCATAGTGTAAAAGGAGAActggaagaaaggaaggaaggtggACAGAATAAAAGAGATAAGCCAAAGAAAAGGGAGGTTATAGTTGTGGATGTTGTGGATGAAGCTGGACAGAATCAAAGAGATAAGGCAAGGAAACGGGAGGATATTGTTGTGGATGGAGATCATGTCTTGGAAAATGGAACAGAGGGTGATGTGATGAGTAGAAAGGATGCGGTTGTGACGGACAGAGATAATAATGAGAGAAAGAGGAATATAGATGGTGCAGCAAAGACAAAGCCAGGTAGAATAATAGATGACACTGGGGATGGTAGAACAGCAAAAATAAATGGTGGTGAGTTAAAGACAATACAGGTTGAAGTGGCAAAGTTAGGAGAGGATTGTGATGTGACAACGATGAGCCAAACTAACCACAGTAAATCTCCCAGTTCAGTTCATATGTTTCagaacagactgacagacatcCCAGAGGAAACAACCACATGTTTTTGCTTCAAGAGTATAAGAGGGAGAGGTGAAAAGAGGAGTGAACATGACAAAGGGAAGAAAATGAAATTGGAGAAGAGCAGAAAAGGTGAAAGGAAGAGTATGTTAGGAGGGCAGAGTAGAAAAGAGAAAAATAAGGAAAAGGCAAATagaaaaaaaattgaaaagagaagagaggaggaaataaaGAAAAGCtcaaagagagaatag